TGGCTTCTGACGCGTCCAACTTCGTAACTGGTCAGGTTATATTTGTCGATGGTGGTATAACTCTTTAGGGTAATAGTCAACTAGTAATAATGTTCGGTATTCAGTTAGACTGCACCTTTGAAACTCAAGCAAATACAAGCCTTGTTTTGTCTCATTATTGCCAGCATGGCTTACCTACCGATTATTACAAAGCAATGAAGGCTCAAACTGAGCTTATCAGAACGTGTTATACCCTGGCCAGAATTTCGTTAATCTCTTCGTCGGTGAGCTTCACGTGCTCACCTTCCGCCAGCGACGCTTCAAAATCGCTATGAAGATTGAAGTCAAAAGTAATATCTCCGTCAGCGGGCATTCTTTGCCCAATGCATGGCTTAGTGGCAGGCCTGATGACTACATCCGGGTTATAGCCCCAAGTTATGTCATGTTGCCACTCTGGATGTGCACAGAGGAAAATCAGTTTACCCCGCAAGCCTGATGGTACACGAAACACGTTGGGTACAACCCAGTCAATTTTCAGGCCTACTTCCTCAAGAGCTTCCACAGCGTACATTTTCAGAATCCACGGATCAAAGTTTATATCTACATTACAATGGATATGGTCAGCGGGAGAGTCGTCTATCAATCTGAGCCATTTCTTAAAATGATCAGACTTGAAGTATTCGCGTATTTCAGCTTCTTCGTGTGGTCCCACACATTTGAAATCAAATTGCTTGTAATAGTCGTCCATGAACTTTTTACCCCAGCCCCACAGGTTATCTTCCTGAACGTCTTTGTACAGAGGAGTTTTATTCAGGTCTGCATCCGGCCGAATTTCTGCCGGCCCTATAAGCACATCCGGGTTGTAAAACCAGAATAACTCATAATTAGCCAGAAACCGGCGGGTTTTAGAGTCTACGGGCTGAACGTTGATAAACATGCCCACACCGGGAAGACCGGAGAATTGAATACCACGGTCCAGAACAATGCCCTTCAGCTTATGGTATGCCGTGAACAGCTTACGGAGTGACTCGGGATGGATACTATTTTCCACGTATATATGCATATGGTACATCGGGTCGTCTGTCTGAGTGAGCATCTGCATAAACCTGTGCCACTGGTCTGATTTAAAATAGCCAACAATGCTCTCCACAACATTCTTTCTTGTCACTGTTCTACCTCCTTTTATCAATAGATAGTCGTGATTTATTCACTTACTGACACCTTTGTTTGCCCCGTAGCATCAAGGCACAGCCTAGCGATAGATATTCTAGCCAGTTGCATTACCTCCTGTCAAGCCCACTCAATTGGGAGCGGAAGGGACATGAATCGGGGCCGTCTCTGGCTAATAAGGTGAAGATTGCAAAGATATTGAACCACACTTCACATTTCATCCTGCTGGTGTTCTATAACTACGCTAAGAAACCACCATCGACCACAATGGTTTGTCCTGTAATATACTGTGATGCTTCTGAGGCCAGGAAAAGTGCGGTTCCCATAAGATCACGTGGTTCCGCTAAATAGCCAAGTGGAATCTCCGCCTCGATCTGCTGGCGGGCATTGAGATCGCTCCATAAGAACTCGTTGATCTTGGTCTTAATCCAGCCGGGAGCAATAGCATTTACCCGTATGTTGAATCTAGCAAACTCCAAAGCCATCACTCTGGTCAGCATAATGACACCTGCTTTAGAGACGCAGTAAGCAGCCCTATCCTGGCCTGCACTTATTCCTCTCATTGACGCTAGATTGATGATGTTGCCGCGTTGTTGTTCGATCATTTTCCTGCCTACCGTCTGCGAGCACAGATATATACCTTTGAGATTGGTATCCATTACCTGGTCCCAGTCTTCCTCACCGTGCTCAATGAACGGCGCTGTAAACAGTACACCGGCATTGTTGACCAGGATATCAATAACGCCAAATTTGTCTACCGCCGTCTGTACGAGCTTGTCCACGTCAGGTTTCTTCCTAATGTCTGCTGCTACAACCACTGGATGTCGACCGAACTTGCGAATCTCCTCGGCCACCTCCTCGAGGCTGCTATCCAGACCGCGACTAGAAACAACCACATCGGCACCAGCTTCAGCAAAAACCAAGGCAATTTCTCGGCCGATACCCCTGGAGCTTCCAGTAATGATAGCTACTTTATCTTTCAGGCTAAGATTAGGTAAACTCATTTCTCCTCTCCTTCTAATCCAATCCTAATATCCGTTTGTTATAATCCATGTCCATTCCCCCTCCGGTAAAATCGTCAAAGGCTGTTTTCGGGGTTTCAATGAGCATTGATTTGATGAATTCTGCTCCTTCTTGAGCTGCCTGGGCGGCATCCTTAACACAGCACTCCCACTCCAGCACGGCCCAGGAGCGGTAACCGACTTCAGTCAGTTTACCGAAAATCTGCCTGAAATCTATCTGCCCGTCACCCAGACTTCGAAAACGACCCGGCCGATCCCTCCAGCTTTGATAACCACCGTAGACGCCACTTCTCGAAGTCGGATGAAGCTCGGCGTCCTTAACGTGAAATGCCTTGATGTAATCCCCGTAGCAGGTTATATACCCGACATAGTCGATACATTGGAGGAGTAGATGAGAGGGATCGTAGAGTATCTTGACGCTCGTGTGATTTTTGGTTGCAGACAGAAAACGTTCGAAGGTGACCCCATCATGCAGGTCTTCTGCGGGATGAATTTCATAGGCCAAGTCAATACCATACTCCGCCGCGATATTGAGAATGGGTTGCCAGCGTTTGGCCAGTTCGGCAAAGGCCATATCTACCAGGCCCTGTGGTCTGGGTGGCCAAGGATAAACGTAGTGCCAGAGCAGCGCCCCGCTCAACGTTGGCATCACGCTGAGCCCCAGATTCCGGGAAGCCGCCAGACATTTTTTCATCTGCTCTACCGCCCATTCGGCTCGCGCCCTGGGATTCCCCCTGACCGAATTAACAGCAAAAGCATCAAACAAGGTATCATGTGCTGGATGGACGGCGACAAGCTGACCATATAGATGAGAGACCAGTTCTGTTATTTTCAGCCCTTGACACCTCCCTTTGAGTTCGTCACAGTACGTTTTAGATGTCGCCGCCTGATCAATATCTATTACCCGCTTATCCCAGGCTGGAACCTGAACTCCAAGGTATCCCAGGGACTTGGCCCAGCCAGTTATATTTTCCAGAGTATCAAATGGTGGTTCATTGCCTAAAAATTGGGACAGAAAAATCGCCGGTCCTTTTATTTGCGCCATAGACTCCTCCTTTTACCATAGTAGCTTAATATAATCTGTCACTAGATTATAAAGATAAAATCGTCCCGGTAACAAT
Above is a genomic segment from Chloroflexota bacterium containing:
- a CDS encoding glucose 1-dehydrogenase: MSLPNLSLKDKVAIITGSSRGIGREIALVFAEAGADVVVSSRGLDSSLEEVAEEIRKFGRHPVVVAADIRKKPDVDKLVQTAVDKFGVIDILVNNAGVLFTAPFIEHGEEDWDQVMDTNLKGIYLCSQTVGRKMIEQQRGNIINLASMRGISAGQDRAAYCVSKAGVIMLTRVMALEFARFNIRVNAIAPGWIKTKINEFLWSDLNARQQIEAEIPLGYLAEPRDLMGTALFLASEASQYITGQTIVVDGGFLA
- a CDS encoding TIM barrel protein → MAQIKGPAIFLSQFLGNEPPFDTLENITGWAKSLGYLGVQVPAWDKRVIDIDQAATSKTYCDELKGRCQGLKITELVSHLYGQLVAVHPAHDTLFDAFAVNSVRGNPRARAEWAVEQMKKCLAASRNLGLSVMPTLSGALLWHYVYPWPPRPQGLVDMAFAELAKRWQPILNIAAEYGIDLAYEIHPAEDLHDGVTFERFLSATKNHTSVKILYDPSHLLLQCIDYVGYITCYGDYIKAFHVKDAELHPTSRSGVYGGYQSWRDRPGRFRSLGDGQIDFRQIFGKLTEVGYRSWAVLEWECCVKDAAQAAQEGAEFIKSMLIETPKTAFDDFTGGGMDMDYNKRILGLD